From a single Sparus aurata chromosome 13, fSpaAur1.1, whole genome shotgun sequence genomic region:
- the LOC115594349 gene encoding beta-galactosidase-1-like protein 2, producing the protein MQAMVVLRIRNAHKRKYALICLCIVGFIMYRYLRMPTTGWRLSRKVGLSANSSQFTLEGQPFHILGGSIHYFRVPRAYWRDRLLKMKACGINTLTTSVPWSLHQPNREVFNFHTQLDLEAYINLAAELGLWVILRPGPYISSELDLGGLPSWLLRDGSMRLRTTYPGFTQALNTFFDKLIPKVVPLQFKKGGPIIAVQVENEYGSFAKDESYMLFIKEALQSRGISELLLTSDNHNTLKSGGVDGVIRSLKLQKLNQKDIQDLIAIQPNSPTMVMDYWTGWYDVWGELHHVLPQEDMVSTVREILRRGMSVNLYMFHGGSTFGFMSGAVVDPSYKALVPSYDYDAPLSEAGEYTPKYHLLRDLLSRYNRGDSFPDMPTLHYREAYEPAIMYQHLSLWDALSFTEGPFKSLTPVNMENLPVNNGNGQSYGYTLYETIITSGGLLKSGDNVRDRALVYVDRSYIGLFKRKNLEMAVPDGKGQRTLSLLVENCGRVHQGRDLDKQHKGLVGDILLNNIPLRDFTIYSLDMKPSFIDSLYQAPWKTLPENPSFPGFFMGRLFAYGYPSDTFLKLPGWEKGVVFINGLNLGRYWSIGPQQSLYIPGPFLNSGINQVIVFEEQEGDYKVQFEDTPDLGMAVDIQ; encoded by the exons ATGCAAGCGATGGTTGTCTTGAGGATAAGAAATGCGCACAAAAGGAAATATGCACTTATCTGTCTGTGCATTGTTGGCTTTATTATGTACAGATATCTCCG CATGCCAACAACGGGATGGAGACTGAGCAGGAAGGTGGGCCTGAGTGCCAACTCGTCCCAGTTCACGCTGGAGGGTCAGCCCTTCCACATCCTCGGGGGATCCATCCACTACTTCCGTGTGCCGAGGGCCTACTGGAGGGACCGCCTGTTGAAAATGAAGGCCTGTGGCATCAACACACTCACCAC GTCAGTGCCGTGGAGTCTGCACCAGCCAAACAGAGAGGTGTTCAACTTCCACACACAGCTGGATTTAGA AGCCTACATCAATCTCGCTGCTGAACTGGGGCTGTGGGTGATTTTACGTCCAGGGCCGTACATCTCCTCTGAGTTGGACCTGGGAGGACTACCAAG CTGGCTCCTCCGCGACGGCAGCATGAGACTGAGGACGACCTACCCAGGCTTCACTCAGGCTCTCAATACTTTTTTTGACAAACTCATACCAAAAGTGGTTCCACTGCAG ttcaagAAAGGAGGTCCTATTATTGCAGTGCAGGTGGAAAACGAGTATGGGTCCTTTGCGAAAGATGAAAGTTACATGCTTTTCATTAAAGAG gcttTACAGTCAAGAGGGATCAGCGAGCTCTTGCTCACATCAGACAACCACAACACATTAAAGTCAGGGGGTGTGGATGGAG TCATCAGATCACTGAAACTGCAGAAGCTAAATCAGAAAGACATCCAAGATCTGATCGCCATCCAG CCCAACAGCCCCACCATGGTGATGGACTACTGGACTGGCTGGTATGATGTGTGGGGTGAACTCCACCATGTGCTCCCCCAAGAGG ACATGGTGTCCACCGTGAGAGAAATTCTGAGGCGAGGCATGTCTGTCAACCTGTACATGTTCCACGGAGGCTCCACTTTTGGTTTCATGAGCGGAGCAGTCGTTGATCCTTCCTACAAAGCGTTGGTCCCCAGCTATG ATTATGATGCTCCCTTGTCTGAAGCAGGGGAGTACACCCCAAAGTACCATCTCCTTAGGGACTTACTCTCTCGATACAACA GAGGAGACAGTTTTCCTGACATGCCAACCCTGCATTACAGGGAGGCTTATGAACCAGCAATCATGTACCAGCACCTGTCCTTATGGGATGCTTTGAGCTTCACTGAGGGT CCATTTAAGTCACTCACGCCAGTAAACATGGAGAACCTACCTGTGAACAACGGAAATGGACAGTCCTATGGTTACACACTGTATGAGACCATCATCACCAGTGGAGGATTGTTGAAGTCTGGAGATAATGTCCGAGACCGTGCCCTC GTGTATGTAGACAGGAGCTACATTGGCCTTTTCAAGCGTAAAAACCTGGAGATGGCGGTTCCTGATGGTAAG GGACAGCGTACCTTGAGTTTACTGGTGGAAAACTGTGGACGAGTTCACCAGGGAAGGGACCTTGACAAACAACATAAAG GCCTTGTGGgagacattttattaaacaatatCCCCTTGCGGGATTTTACAATATACAGCCTGGATATGAAACCCAGCTTTATTGATAG CCTTTATCAGGCACCTTGGAAAACTCTCCCTGAAAATCCAAGCTTTCCGGGATTTTTCATGGGGAGGCTGTTTGCATACGGGTATCCCAGtgacacatttctgaagctgcCA GGCTGGGAGAAAGGTGTTGTGTTTATTAATGGATTGAATCTGGGCCGCTACTGGTCAATTGGCCCCCAGCAGAGTCTCTACATCCCCGGTCCCTTTCTCAACAGTGGAATCAACCAG GTCATTGTGTTTGAGGAGCAGGAGGGTGACTACAAGGTCCAATTTGAGGATACACCTGATCTTGGCATGGCAGTGGACATCCAGTGA
- the b3gat1b gene encoding galactosylgalactosylxylosylprotein 3-beta-glucuronosyltransferase 1 isoform X2, translated as MPKRRDIVAIVLIVLPWTLLITVWHQSTITPLLATRKDDRRDGRSNSRNTFAFKESCSLQNRDIVEVVRTEYVYSRPPPWSDVLPTIHVITPTYSRPVQKAELTRLANTLLHVPNLHWILVEDSQRRTTLVSHLLQETGLNYTHLNVETPRNYKVRGDTRDPRIPRGTIQRNLALRWLRETFSPNSSQSGVVYFADDDNTYSLELFEEMRSTKKVSVWPVAFVGGLRYESPKVNTLGKVYGWKTVFDPHRPFAIDMAGFAVNIRLILSKPQAYFKLRGVKGGYQESSLLKELVTLSDLEPKAANCTKVLVWHTRTEKPVLVNEGKKGFTDSNVEI; from the exons ATGCCGAAGAGACGAGACATCGTCGCCATTGTGTTGATCGTGTTGCCTTGGACACTGCTCATCACTGTTTGGCACCAGAGCACCATCACTCCTCTGCTCGCTACTCGAAAGG ATGACAGACGTGATGGTCGCTCCAACTCCAGGAATACTTTTGCGTTCAAGGAGTCCTGCTCCCTTCAGAACCGGGACATCGTGGAGGTGGTGCGCACTGAGTATGTCTACAGCCGCCCTCCGCCCTGGTCTGACGTCCTGCCCACCATCCACGTCATCACTCCCACCTATAGCCGGCCGGTGCAGAAGGCAGAGCTGACACGTCTGGCCAACACCTTGCTGCACGTCCCCAACCTGCACTGGATCCTGGTGGAGGACTCCCAGAGGAGGACCACTCTGGTCAGCCATCTCCTTCAAGAGACTGGACTTAACTACACCCACCTCAACGTGGAGACACCTAGGAACTATAAGGTACGCGGGGACACAAGGGACCCCCGGATACCTCGGGGTACCATACAGAGAAACTTGGCTCTGCGGTGGCTCCGAGAGACCTTCAGCCCCAACAGCAGCCAGTCTGGTGTCGTCTACTTTGCAGATGATGACAACACGTACAGTCTGGAGCTGTTTGAGgag ATGCGTTCCACCAAAAAGGTGTCAGTGTGGCCCGTGGCCTTTGTGGGGGGCCTACGCTATGAGTCCCCTAAAGTAAACACCTTGGGGAAGGTGTATGGCTGGAAGACTGTATTCGACCCACACCGCCCCTTTGCCATCGACATGGCTGGGTTTGCAGTGAATATACGCCTCATTCTGTCGAAACCTCAGGCTTATTTCAAGTTACGGGGTGTGAAGGGAGGTTATCAGGAGAGCAGCCTATTGAAGGAGCTGGTCACTCTCAGTGACTTGGAGCCTAAAGCTGCTAACTGCACTAAG GTATTAGTATGGCACACACGGACAGAGAAGCCTGTGCTGGTAAATGAGGGCAAGAAAGGATTTACAGACTCTAATGTGGAGATATGA
- the b3gat1b gene encoding galactosylgalactosylxylosylprotein 3-beta-glucuronosyltransferase 1 isoform X1 → MPKRRDIVAIVLIVLPWTLLITVWHQSTITPLLATRKGTDDRRDGRSNSRNTFAFKESCSLQNRDIVEVVRTEYVYSRPPPWSDVLPTIHVITPTYSRPVQKAELTRLANTLLHVPNLHWILVEDSQRRTTLVSHLLQETGLNYTHLNVETPRNYKVRGDTRDPRIPRGTIQRNLALRWLRETFSPNSSQSGVVYFADDDNTYSLELFEEMRSTKKVSVWPVAFVGGLRYESPKVNTLGKVYGWKTVFDPHRPFAIDMAGFAVNIRLILSKPQAYFKLRGVKGGYQESSLLKELVTLSDLEPKAANCTKVLVWHTRTEKPVLVNEGKKGFTDSNVEI, encoded by the exons ATGCCGAAGAGACGAGACATCGTCGCCATTGTGTTGATCGTGTTGCCTTGGACACTGCTCATCACTGTTTGGCACCAGAGCACCATCACTCCTCTGCTCGCTACTCGAAAGGGTACAG ATGACAGACGTGATGGTCGCTCCAACTCCAGGAATACTTTTGCGTTCAAGGAGTCCTGCTCCCTTCAGAACCGGGACATCGTGGAGGTGGTGCGCACTGAGTATGTCTACAGCCGCCCTCCGCCCTGGTCTGACGTCCTGCCCACCATCCACGTCATCACTCCCACCTATAGCCGGCCGGTGCAGAAGGCAGAGCTGACACGTCTGGCCAACACCTTGCTGCACGTCCCCAACCTGCACTGGATCCTGGTGGAGGACTCCCAGAGGAGGACCACTCTGGTCAGCCATCTCCTTCAAGAGACTGGACTTAACTACACCCACCTCAACGTGGAGACACCTAGGAACTATAAGGTACGCGGGGACACAAGGGACCCCCGGATACCTCGGGGTACCATACAGAGAAACTTGGCTCTGCGGTGGCTCCGAGAGACCTTCAGCCCCAACAGCAGCCAGTCTGGTGTCGTCTACTTTGCAGATGATGACAACACGTACAGTCTGGAGCTGTTTGAGgag ATGCGTTCCACCAAAAAGGTGTCAGTGTGGCCCGTGGCCTTTGTGGGGGGCCTACGCTATGAGTCCCCTAAAGTAAACACCTTGGGGAAGGTGTATGGCTGGAAGACTGTATTCGACCCACACCGCCCCTTTGCCATCGACATGGCTGGGTTTGCAGTGAATATACGCCTCATTCTGTCGAAACCTCAGGCTTATTTCAAGTTACGGGGTGTGAAGGGAGGTTATCAGGAGAGCAGCCTATTGAAGGAGCTGGTCACTCTCAGTGACTTGGAGCCTAAAGCTGCTAACTGCACTAAG GTATTAGTATGGCACACACGGACAGAGAAGCCTGTGCTGGTAAATGAGGGCAAGAAAGGATTTACAGACTCTAATGTGGAGATATGA